In one window of Microscilla marina ATCC 23134 DNA:
- a CDS encoding SpoIIE family protein phosphatase — translation MYKKYTLFFLMCLVGSLLHLPNTLCAQVSTSWQDVKLSGQGKIVIYYNPITHFIVKNSAGKMEGIEYELMQEFVRFTEKNYGVKLKVEYRYFESFAPLFDSILVAPNGSFAVSSMSITPRRLRQLKCSPPYMPDTEIIINSQNVPIVKDSAEFVRRFNGMVALVIRNTTYEYNMKKLKETLLPNLRIEYVKETKEIKKRMNNEPNIMAYTQVARYLAFRQGGFLMNRQKLFQIKKVGRGVFFPKTSDWDEPVQVFFNDPSFKPFINKVIRKYLGTNEQDIFWKLSNQNNPNQQEMALLNKEKELQFLELRRQKNEIIAHNSMRNYLIAGFIIAIVIALTFYYRFHIKKQTAEILKQKNKEISEQRGQLEKQTGALKYIAEELENQRDTIEDKNKLLVHHNKKITDSIRSAKAIQKAILPLEDKLEANFSEHFVFYKPKDIVSGDFYWLSDVNIDDKHERGQQKTLKYSAPSAIPFDPLSGYNLSEEQAGENAKYTFIAVVDCTGHGVPGAFMSMIGFAYLNQIVNENHILDPAEVLQTLHVEIHNSLKQAETNNDEGMDVCLCRVEALPNGEYEVKFAGAKRPLFYITNGALYEIRGNAASIGGWQRQMQKNFKTKTIRLAKGDILYLSSDGFIDTPNPERKNFGTPQLKELIKDNSRLPLKQQAEALKEALKAHQRDADQRDDITLLGIKF, via the coding sequence ATGTATAAAAAGTACACACTGTTTTTTTTAATGTGCCTGGTAGGTAGTTTGTTGCATTTGCCCAACACACTGTGTGCCCAGGTGTCTACCAGTTGGCAAGATGTAAAGCTAAGTGGTCAAGGGAAAATAGTGATTTATTATAACCCAATCACCCATTTTATTGTCAAAAACAGCGCAGGCAAAATGGAAGGCATAGAGTACGAACTCATGCAAGAGTTTGTGAGGTTTACCGAGAAAAATTATGGGGTAAAATTAAAAGTTGAATACCGGTATTTTGAAAGTTTTGCCCCGTTGTTTGATTCCATTTTGGTTGCCCCCAATGGGAGTTTTGCTGTTTCGTCTATGTCTATTACCCCACGTCGTCTTCGACAACTCAAGTGCAGCCCACCTTATATGCCCGATACTGAAATTATTATCAATAGCCAAAACGTACCCATAGTGAAAGACTCAGCTGAGTTTGTGCGTCGTTTTAACGGGATGGTAGCGCTTGTAATACGAAATACCACCTATGAGTACAACATGAAAAAACTCAAGGAAACACTACTGCCAAACCTTAGAATAGAGTATGTAAAAGAAACCAAGGAGATAAAAAAGCGAATGAATAATGAGCCCAATATTATGGCTTATACTCAAGTAGCCCGTTACCTGGCTTTCAGGCAAGGCGGTTTTTTGATGAATCGGCAAAAGCTTTTTCAAATAAAAAAAGTTGGACGTGGGGTGTTTTTTCCTAAAACGAGCGATTGGGACGAACCTGTGCAGGTGTTTTTCAACGATCCTTCTTTCAAACCCTTCATCAACAAGGTGATTAGAAAGTATTTGGGTACCAATGAGCAAGATATTTTCTGGAAACTGTCAAATCAGAACAACCCCAATCAACAGGAAATGGCATTGCTCAACAAAGAAAAAGAGTTACAGTTTTTGGAATTGCGTCGTCAGAAAAACGAGATAATTGCCCACAACAGCATGCGCAATTACCTCATTGCCGGGTTTATCATTGCTATTGTTATTGCCCTTACTTTTTACTATCGTTTTCACATTAAAAAACAAACCGCAGAAATACTCAAACAAAAGAATAAAGAAATTTCGGAGCAAAGAGGGCAGCTCGAAAAGCAAACTGGTGCCCTGAAGTATATTGCCGAAGAGCTGGAAAATCAACGCGATACTATTGAAGATAAGAATAAGTTATTGGTGCACCACAATAAAAAAATAACCGATAGTATCCGGTCTGCCAAAGCTATTCAAAAAGCCATTTTACCCTTAGAAGACAAGCTGGAAGCCAATTTTAGTGAACATTTTGTTTTTTATAAACCCAAAGACATTGTTTCAGGTGATTTTTATTGGTTGAGCGATGTAAATATTGACGACAAGCACGAGAGAGGGCAACAAAAAACATTGAAATATAGTGCACCTTCGGCTATACCTTTTGACCCTTTGTCAGGGTACAACTTGTCAGAAGAACAAGCAGGCGAAAATGCAAAGTATACCTTTATTGCAGTGGTAGATTGTACCGGACACGGAGTGCCAGGTGCTTTTATGAGCATGATTGGCTTTGCGTACCTGAACCAAATTGTTAATGAAAACCATATACTGGATCCTGCCGAGGTTTTACAGACGCTGCACGTAGAAATTCATAACAGTTTGAAACAAGCCGAAACCAACAACGATGAAGGAATGGATGTTTGTTTGTGTAGGGTAGAGGCTTTGCCCAATGGCGAATACGAAGTAAAGTTTGCCGGAGCCAAGCGCCCACTATTTTATATCACCAACGGAGCATTATACGAAATAAGAGGCAATGCTGCCTCAATTGGTGGTTGGCAAAGGCAAATGCAGAAGAATTTTAAAACCAAAACCATTCGTTTGGCAAAAGGAGACATATTGTATTTGAGCAGTGATGGTTTTATAGATACCCCCAACCCCGAACGAAAAAACTTTGGAACCCCCCAGCTCAAAGAGTTGATCAAAGACAATAGCCGCTTGCCCCTAAAACAGCAGGCAGAGGCATTGAAAGAAGCCCTCAAAGCTCACCAACGTGATGCCGACCAACGCGATGACATTACATTGTTAGGCATCAAGTTTTAA
- a CDS encoding SpoIIE family protein phosphatase translates to MLKYIGLIISICFWWGGASVQAQKRVQKVKAFTVEEKQKLQGEWLYHKGDNPVWAKPGYDDKNWQNLDPRLWLKRIKKGTFEGIGWFRIHLDIEESLRGKTVALLMHQRGASEVYLNGKLVHKYGVVSINTDTEVKYNPFGEPVKMRLGTQARQVLAVRYSSSNALRLHRNLNRWARTAGFHLYIAPLDQSIKDVIDARVFDALISIGRSGILFALGLLHLFIFIFYPVQRANLYYALATLDFAFTFYISYLHQHTHSVDNIIWLNITSYLLSITIPLFFLKFLYTLFNNKVPRHSFMFLVFALVNAAVMFFAWSATVLWVYQLICGIEALRVTIVAIRRKKKGAKIIFAGVVGLIIFTPLGTLAFLFPAIGQLISSNIIALMVNFGILSVTGTVSIYLARDIAKTSVNLRNQLDVVQELSAKNIAQEREKQEILEQQKEKLEQLVQARTSELEEQATLVKEQNAELTNINEEIAAQRDVLQGRTEELVVAYKHITDSVQYAQRIQNAILGNPEQIISNFDEAFIFLKPKDIVSGDFYWYTTTRKRTAAMINDDQSIIPAAVSLSTIKILIAADCTGHGVPGAFMTVMGNSLLDDIINSSHTTMPDQILKELDRRIIKSLSTKGEAKVGGRAGQVNDGMDMSVIMLDETQNKLYFAGAKNPLYFIRNGVLENIKGSVYPIGSEQYNKEKSFELHTIDTQKGDVFYMFSDGFQDQFGGPEGRKYMRKNFRNFLLSISHLPMTEQQEKVTQEFDQWCNKQSQTDDVLLMGFKV, encoded by the coding sequence ATGTTGAAGTATATAGGGCTCATTATTTCTATTTGTTTTTGGTGGGGAGGGGCATCGGTTCAAGCCCAAAAGCGGGTACAGAAAGTAAAAGCGTTTACTGTAGAAGAAAAACAAAAGCTACAGGGAGAGTGGTTGTATCATAAGGGAGACAATCCGGTGTGGGCAAAACCAGGGTATGACGACAAAAACTGGCAAAACCTTGACCCTCGTTTGTGGCTTAAGCGTATCAAAAAAGGTACCTTTGAAGGCATTGGTTGGTTCAGAATTCACTTAGATATAGAGGAGTCTTTGCGGGGCAAAACCGTTGCTTTGTTGATGCACCAACGGGGCGCTTCTGAAGTATACCTCAATGGTAAACTGGTGCATAAATACGGGGTAGTGAGCATCAACACTGATACTGAAGTAAAGTATAACCCCTTTGGCGAGCCCGTAAAAATGCGTTTGGGTACCCAGGCAAGGCAAGTATTAGCAGTGAGGTACTCTAGTTCGAACGCGCTCAGGCTACACCGCAACCTCAACCGGTGGGCACGAACTGCGGGTTTTCATTTGTACATTGCCCCACTCGACCAAAGCATCAAAGATGTGATAGATGCCAGGGTGTTTGATGCCTTGATAAGCATAGGACGCTCAGGAATCTTGTTTGCTTTAGGTTTACTGCACTTATTTATCTTTATTTTTTACCCTGTACAGCGTGCCAACCTGTATTATGCCTTGGCCACCCTTGACTTTGCTTTTACTTTTTATATAAGCTATTTGCACCAGCATACCCATAGTGTAGATAATATCATTTGGCTCAACATTACTTCTTACCTTTTATCTATTACTATTCCCTTATTTTTTCTTAAGTTTCTGTACACCTTGTTTAACAACAAAGTACCTCGGCATTCATTTATGTTTCTGGTGTTTGCCTTGGTCAATGCAGCCGTCATGTTTTTTGCTTGGTCGGCTACAGTGTTGTGGGTATATCAATTGATTTGTGGCATTGAAGCATTGAGAGTCACCATAGTGGCAATACGTCGTAAAAAAAAGGGGGCAAAAATAATTTTTGCCGGGGTAGTAGGGCTTATTATTTTTACCCCGTTGGGCACACTGGCATTTTTGTTTCCTGCCATTGGGCAACTAATCTCGTCAAATATTATTGCGTTGATGGTAAACTTTGGAATTTTAAGTGTCACAGGTACTGTATCTATTTACCTGGCCCGCGATATTGCCAAAACCTCTGTTAACCTACGCAATCAACTGGACGTGGTACAGGAGTTATCGGCAAAGAACATAGCGCAAGAACGCGAAAAACAGGAAATACTAGAACAACAAAAAGAAAAACTTGAGCAGTTGGTACAAGCACGCACCAGCGAGCTGGAAGAACAAGCTACTTTAGTAAAAGAACAAAATGCTGAGTTAACCAACATTAACGAAGAAATAGCTGCCCAACGCGATGTGCTTCAGGGCAGAACTGAAGAATTGGTAGTGGCTTACAAGCATATTACTGATAGTGTACAATACGCACAACGGATTCAAAATGCTATTCTGGGTAATCCGGAGCAAATTATTTCTAATTTTGACGAGGCTTTTATATTTTTGAAACCTAAAGACATTGTTTCGGGCGATTTTTATTGGTATACCACCACCAGAAAGCGTACCGCTGCAATGATTAACGATGACCAATCTATCATACCCGCAGCAGTATCTTTGTCAACCATTAAAATTTTGATTGCAGCTGATTGTACCGGACACGGAGTGCCAGGTGCCTTTATGACTGTGATGGGAAATAGCTTGCTTGATGATATTATAAACTCTAGCCATACTACTATGCCCGATCAAATATTGAAAGAACTTGACAGGCGAATAATTAAAAGCTTGAGTACCAAAGGAGAAGCAAAAGTAGGAGGGAGAGCAGGACAAGTAAATGATGGGATGGATATGTCGGTAATTATGCTGGACGAAACTCAAAACAAGCTTTATTTTGCCGGCGCCAAAAACCCTTTGTATTTTATCAGAAATGGGGTACTCGAAAACATCAAAGGGTCAGTATACCCTATAGGGAGTGAACAATATAATAAAGAAAAGAGTTTTGAACTACACACCATTGATACACAAAAAGGAGATGTGTTTTACATGTTTTCTGATGGCTTTCAAGATCAGTTTGGCGGTCCCGAAGGGCGAAAGTATATGCGTAAAAACTTCCGCAACTTTTTATTAAGCATTAGTCACTTGCCTATGACAGAACAACAGGAAAAGGTGACCCAGGAGTTTGATCAATGGTGTAACAAACAATCCCAAACCGACGATGTATTATTGATGGGTTTTAAAGTTTGA
- the corA gene encoding magnesium/cobalt transporter CorA: MKTNRLKNQQAIAGQAPGTLTYVGAAKSSKVDITVIDYDGVEVFEEKVISDVRNCYDYKEKESVTWLNIDGIHDVRIVKTLGMYFNLHPLLMEDIVNTHQRPKVEFYEDNIFVVMKMLTYKKAIKKVEVEQVSLILGKNYVLSFQEDIEGDAFENIRERLRKKPNGKVRNSDSAYLFYLLMDAIIDNYMVVVEGVSEELEQLEDKIIHESAGDPTKALHKFKRQLTFVRKNTRPVREIINNIIREEDDAGKFLKSVHLYIRDLYDHTIQVIDNTDSLVDMNSNLLDTYLSMLSNKTNDVMKVLTIFSTIFMPLTFIVGVYGMNFDEMPEVHTKYGYYIIWIVMISTASILFYYFRRKRWL; this comes from the coding sequence ATGAAGACCAACAGATTGAAGAATCAACAAGCCATTGCAGGGCAGGCACCAGGCACGCTTACCTACGTGGGTGCCGCCAAATCGAGCAAGGTTGACATTACCGTTATAGACTACGATGGAGTTGAGGTGTTTGAAGAAAAGGTGATAAGCGACGTAAGGAACTGTTATGATTATAAAGAAAAAGAAAGTGTAACCTGGCTCAATATAGACGGAATTCACGATGTGCGCATAGTAAAAACACTGGGCATGTATTTTAACTTGCACCCTCTGCTTATGGAAGACATAGTCAATACTCACCAGCGCCCAAAAGTTGAGTTTTACGAAGACAACATTTTTGTGGTAATGAAAATGTTAACGTATAAAAAAGCCATCAAAAAAGTAGAAGTAGAACAAGTAAGCCTCATTTTGGGCAAAAACTATGTATTGTCTTTTCAAGAAGACATAGAGGGCGATGCATTTGAAAATATCAGAGAGCGCCTCCGAAAAAAGCCCAATGGCAAAGTCCGAAACTCTGACTCTGCCTACTTGTTTTACCTATTGATGGATGCTATTATTGACAACTACATGGTAGTAGTAGAAGGGGTCTCAGAAGAGCTTGAGCAACTTGAAGACAAGATTATCCACGAGTCAGCCGGTGACCCTACCAAGGCCTTGCACAAGTTTAAGCGGCAACTCACTTTTGTAAGAAAAAACACCCGCCCAGTGCGCGAAATTATCAACAACATCATCAGAGAAGAAGACGACGCCGGAAAGTTTCTAAAATCTGTTCACCTATATATCAGAGACTTATACGACCACACCATTCAGGTAATTGACAATACCGACTCTCTGGTAGACATGAACAGCAATTTGTTAGACACTTACTTATCAATGTTGAGCAACAAAACCAATGATGTAATGAAGGTGTTGACGATTTTTTCTACCATATTTATGCCGCTTACTTTTATTGTGGGGGTGTATGGGATGAATTTTGACGAAATGCCCGAAGTACATACCAAATATGGTTATTACATTATTTGGATAGTAATGATTAGTACAGCCAGTATTTTATTCTACTATTTTCGACGCAAGCGTTGGTTGTAA
- a CDS encoding leucine-rich repeat domain-containing protein encodes MTKPTLRQQDAKILQLLNSGDEANIALAIQLCCGVEYGEEVTKELRENHILSCLKNNLEVLYCQTLIACDLSDKNLDRLPDEVTQLVTLQQLDLSNNNIEHLSQKIRQLKQLKKLDLQGNELAQLPPIVEQLTGLEELILGYNYLTQLPGSVGNLTQLKVLEVHNNDLFRLPSTIGKLTSLIKLNLSYNQLSELSKMTENLVNLQQLNLQHNQLSQLPMAIGQLTALQKLVLSGNNMNVLPANIEQLTSLKHLSLGGNTLEQLPPTICKLKSLTELFLDYNYLQQLPIEIKYLKHLQKLELSYNELKELPAEIGQLTQLKQLNLGQNLLTKLPPEIGQLNCLENLWVYQNKLTNIPPTVGQLTALQRFMLSNNQLTSLPIEIGHLSHLSTLSLENNQLATLPLEIKQLSKLKSLQLTGNPMAQSEIEKARKLLPHCEVKF; translated from the coding sequence ATGACCAAACCTACGTTAAGGCAACAAGATGCTAAAATATTACAACTATTGAACTCAGGGGATGAAGCAAATATCGCCTTGGCGATACAACTATGTTGTGGTGTAGAATATGGTGAAGAGGTAACTAAAGAACTTCGAGAAAACCATATATTATCGTGTCTAAAAAACAACCTAGAGGTACTTTACTGTCAAACTCTTATCGCTTGCGATTTATCGGATAAAAACCTCGATAGACTCCCCGATGAAGTTACCCAACTGGTCACATTACAACAACTAGACCTAAGCAATAATAACATTGAACACCTCTCTCAGAAAATAAGGCAGTTAAAGCAATTGAAAAAGCTTGATCTACAGGGAAATGAGCTGGCTCAATTACCCCCGATCGTCGAACAATTAACAGGGTTAGAAGAGCTTATATTAGGTTATAATTACTTAACTCAACTACCCGGATCAGTGGGCAACTTAACTCAATTGAAAGTATTAGAGGTACATAACAATGACTTGTTCAGGTTACCCTCAACAATAGGGAAACTCACCTCACTAATAAAGCTTAACCTTAGCTACAATCAACTAAGTGAGTTATCTAAAATGACAGAAAACCTCGTAAACTTACAACAGTTGAATTTACAACACAACCAACTATCCCAGCTTCCTATGGCTATTGGGCAGTTAACTGCTTTACAAAAACTAGTATTAAGCGGAAACAACATGAATGTATTGCCTGCTAACATAGAACAATTAACTAGTCTTAAACATTTGAGTCTGGGGGGCAACACATTGGAACAGTTGCCACCAACAATTTGCAAATTAAAAAGTCTGACAGAACTATTTTTAGACTACAACTATTTGCAACAATTACCTATAGAAATCAAATATCTCAAGCATTTACAAAAGCTTGAGTTAAGCTATAATGAGTTGAAGGAGTTACCTGCAGAAATTGGACAGTTAACCCAACTCAAACAGTTGAATTTAGGGCAAAATTTATTAACTAAACTTCCACCAGAAATTGGGCAACTCAACTGTTTAGAAAACTTGTGGGTATACCAAAATAAGTTAACAAACATACCACCTACTGTAGGTCAGCTTACTGCTTTACAAAGGTTTATGCTAAGCAATAACCAGTTGACAAGTTTGCCAATAGAAATAGGGCACTTAAGCCATTTGTCGACACTAAGTTTAGAGAACAACCAACTTGCTACCTTGCCATTAGAAATAAAGCAGTTAAGCAAACTAAAATCCTTGCAACTTACAGGTAACCCTATGGCACAAAGTGAGATTGAAAAAGCCAGGAAGCTTTTGCCTCATTGTGAGGTAAAGTTTTAG
- a CDS encoding protein phosphatase 2C domain-containing protein → MPFQLFTTLQRGYTHPLFCEDFLFTHTLGQRYLLTAVMDGSTMGKTSFFAATLIAKLLRKVCTTLTYQPEFSQLNDVAQIGQEVLRQLFAEFKQARSELFLSQDETMSTLLLAVTDHQQKTVWIVGIGDGIVVINDEVKILDQNTSPITWAIISIKF, encoded by the coding sequence ATGCCCTTCCAACTATTCACAACTTTGCAGCGAGGCTATACACACCCGTTATTTTGCGAAGATTTTTTATTTACGCACACCTTGGGGCAACGCTATCTGCTGACAGCTGTAATGGACGGTAGTACGATGGGTAAAACCTCGTTTTTTGCCGCCACCCTCATTGCCAAATTATTGCGCAAGGTGTGTACTACACTGACGTATCAACCTGAGTTCTCTCAACTCAATGATGTGGCTCAAATAGGTCAAGAAGTGCTCAGACAATTGTTTGCGGAGTTTAAACAAGCAAGAAGTGAGTTGTTTTTGAGCCAAGACGAGACCATGAGCACATTACTGTTGGCAGTGACTGATCATCAACAAAAAACGGTGTGGATTGTGGGCATTGGCGATGGCATAGTAGTGATCAATGATGAGGTGAAGATACTCGATCAAAACACCAGCCCGATTACCTGGGCTATCATATCAATCAAGTTTTGA